A genomic region of Luteibacter aegosomatissinici contains the following coding sequences:
- a CDS encoding aspartyl/asparaginyl beta-hydroxylase domain-containing protein — translation MNTIASKAATAPLWRRVLIKGGKRFLRWSGRFQAKHSLVPSTPVIANSEFAWVPQLEAAWPEIRAELDHLLEHPEDIPSFHQLSPDQKRISKGDNWKTFGFYVYGNRSDENCALCPRTAAVLDTLPGMRSAMFSILQPRYRIAAHHGPTRAVIRAHLGLKVPADSKNVWIRVDDQILHWEEGKVVLFDDTYEHEVHNDTDELRAVLFIDIDRPMDRLGTFFNGIIFRLIQASPYVRAPIKNLANWNRQRVRRS, via the coding sequence GTGAATACCATTGCATCCAAAGCCGCCACGGCGCCCCTGTGGCGACGAGTCCTGATCAAGGGCGGCAAGCGCTTCCTGCGCTGGAGCGGCCGCTTCCAGGCGAAGCACTCGCTCGTGCCCTCGACACCTGTTATCGCGAACAGTGAGTTCGCGTGGGTGCCCCAATTGGAAGCCGCGTGGCCGGAGATTCGCGCCGAGCTCGATCACCTGCTCGAGCATCCGGAAGATATTCCCTCGTTCCACCAGCTCTCGCCGGACCAGAAGCGCATCTCCAAGGGCGATAACTGGAAGACGTTTGGCTTTTACGTCTACGGCAACCGCTCGGACGAGAACTGCGCCCTGTGCCCGCGTACCGCCGCCGTGCTGGATACCCTGCCCGGCATGCGCAGCGCCATGTTCTCGATCCTGCAGCCGCGCTACCGCATCGCCGCCCACCATGGCCCGACCCGCGCGGTGATCCGCGCCCACCTGGGTCTCAAGGTACCGGCAGATTCGAAAAACGTCTGGATCCGGGTCGATGACCAGATCCTGCACTGGGAAGAAGGCAAGGTCGTCCTGTTCGACGACACCTACGAGCACGAGGTGCACAACGACACCGACGAGCTCCGCGCCGTGCTGTTCATCGATATCGACCGCCCCATGGACCGCCTGGGCACCTTCTTCAACGGAATCATCTTCCGCCTGATCCAGGCTAGCCCGTACGTTCGTGCGCCCATCAAGAATCTGGCGAACTGGAACCGCCAGAGAGTCCGACGAAGTTAA
- a CDS encoding thymidylate kinase, with product MSQNGNNLAPLIAIIGTDGSGKSTVAEHMVGWIGRFGPAGQAHLGKQAGNIGRALAELPLIGGYLGRLIRKKSDGVNKRIDEHKQPTLFPSLVIAGFTLRRIRRFKRMLAMRRKGLIVVTDRFPQVEITGAYDGPGFPETSQGSWLVLRLAKFEHDSFQWMASYKPDLVLRLNVDLDTACARKPDHRREALARKIAVTPLLKYSGAPIVDIDASQPLATVIRQAEEAVTQVMHARGYANAA from the coding sequence GTGTCACAAAACGGCAATAATCTCGCTCCCCTCATCGCGATCATCGGCACGGATGGTTCTGGCAAGTCCACCGTGGCCGAGCACATGGTCGGCTGGATCGGCCGTTTTGGCCCCGCAGGCCAGGCTCACCTGGGCAAGCAGGCCGGCAATATTGGCCGCGCACTGGCCGAGCTTCCGCTTATTGGTGGTTATCTCGGTCGTTTGATCCGGAAGAAATCCGATGGCGTGAACAAGCGCATCGACGAGCACAAACAGCCCACGCTGTTCCCGTCGCTGGTCATCGCCGGCTTCACCTTGCGCCGAATCCGCCGCTTCAAGCGCATGCTGGCCATGCGCCGGAAGGGCCTGATCGTGGTGACGGATCGATTCCCGCAGGTGGAGATCACCGGCGCATACGATGGCCCGGGGTTCCCTGAAACCTCGCAGGGCTCCTGGCTGGTGTTGCGCCTGGCGAAGTTCGAACACGACAGCTTCCAGTGGATGGCCAGCTACAAGCCAGACCTGGTGCTGCGTCTCAACGTTGACCTGGATACGGCCTGCGCACGCAAGCCCGACCACCGCCGCGAAGCGCTGGCCCGGAAGATCGCGGTAACGCCGCTGCTGAAATACAGCGGTGCCCCCATCGTGGATATCGATGCGAGCCAACCGCTGGCCACCGTCATCCGCCAGGCCGAAGAAGCCGTGACACAGGTCATGCACGCCCGCGGCTACGCCAACGCCGCCTGA
- a CDS encoding ferredoxin reductase has translation MNAAAPALKPRWPLRLARRAVSPALFDFWATRVNPLWTLEQPLARLVSRTAASRDAVTLVLRPNSHWKGMRAGQHVSIGVTIGGRRLIRSYSPTPLDDGTLAITVKAITGGVVSQHLAHEARIGDVVTLDPAFGDMTITADHESLLLLAAGSGITPMRALLRDLAARNMPVVVDLYYWARQRDEFCFVDELMELAAAHPRLHVHFLATRDGTAADPRIDAVSFEGIGPLDQRRVLACGPGGFVEAARARLDGQVASFAAEAFSLPATDASGDAGEVEVHLARSGRTLMLPRNLSVLAGLEAQGVRPPSGCRMGICNTCSCERQSGTTRHLLTGDLTSEPSSPVRLCVNAPGTDLILDL, from the coding sequence ATGAATGCCGCCGCCCCCGCCCTGAAGCCCCGCTGGCCCCTGCGCCTGGCCCGCCGCGCCGTTTCGCCCGCCCTGTTCGATTTCTGGGCCACCCGGGTCAACCCGCTGTGGACCCTGGAACAGCCCCTGGCCCGCCTGGTGTCTCGTACGGCCGCCAGCCGCGACGCCGTGACCCTGGTCCTGCGCCCCAATAGTCACTGGAAGGGCATGCGGGCCGGCCAGCACGTCAGCATCGGCGTGACGATCGGCGGCCGCCGCCTGATCCGCAGCTATAGCCCTACGCCCCTGGACGACGGCACCCTGGCGATCACCGTCAAGGCCATCACCGGCGGCGTGGTGAGCCAGCACCTGGCTCACGAAGCGCGAATCGGCGACGTCGTGACCCTCGACCCGGCCTTCGGTGACATGACGATCACCGCAGATCACGAGAGCCTGTTGTTGCTGGCCGCCGGCAGTGGCATCACGCCCATGCGCGCGCTGCTGCGTGATCTGGCCGCGAGGAATATGCCCGTGGTGGTGGACCTGTATTACTGGGCACGCCAGCGCGACGAGTTCTGCTTCGTCGATGAACTGATGGAACTGGCCGCGGCGCATCCGCGCCTGCACGTGCATTTCCTGGCCACGCGCGACGGCACGGCCGCCGATCCGCGGATCGATGCGGTGTCGTTCGAGGGCATCGGCCCGCTGGACCAGCGCCGCGTGCTCGCCTGCGGACCCGGCGGCTTTGTCGAAGCCGCACGCGCCCGCCTGGATGGTCAGGTCGCGAGCTTTGCCGCCGAGGCCTTCAGCCTGCCGGCCACCGATGCAAGCGGGGACGCTGGCGAAGTGGAAGTACACCTGGCCCGCAGCGGCCGCACGCTGATGCTCCCGCGCAACCTTTCCGTACTGGCCGGCCTCGAGGCACAGGGCGTACGCCCGCCCAGTGGCTGCCGCATGGGCATCTGCAACACCTGCTCGTGCGAACGCCAGTCCGGCACCACGCGCCACCTTCTTACCGGTGATCTCACCAGCGAACCGTCGTCGCCGGTACGCCTGTGCGTCAACGCGCCGGGCACCGACCTGATTCTGGATCTTTGA
- a CDS encoding fatty acid desaturase family protein, translating to MSRTRNRTLSAAELQAFGDELDAIRAKVQADIGPRDARYIRSVVARVRWTGVAGRALLFLGAFVPVALIPAWIAGTLLLGLSKILENMELGHNVIHGQFDWMNDPKLNGKTYEWDIVATSANWRKTHNYQHHTFTNVRGLDDDIGYGLLRIFAEQRWRPFYLMQPVIAVIFALLFQWGVAIQDLRVGRLFAGKMKFAELRRNFRPVGRKMGKQLLKDYLVFPLLAGPFFLPVLLGNLVANGMRNVWTYTIIFCGHFTANAEVFPKEVIRNESRGHWYLRQLRGSSNIRGGKLIDMLSGDLSHQIEHHFYPDLPANRYAEIAVEVKEICVRYGQHYNTGTLPRQFGQVVWRILRHAWPSRPRKVRVREEAVA from the coding sequence ATGAGCCGTACTCGCAACCGCACCCTTTCCGCTGCCGAGCTGCAGGCCTTCGGCGATGAGCTCGACGCGATTCGCGCGAAGGTCCAGGCCGATATCGGGCCGCGTGACGCGCGCTATATCCGCAGCGTCGTTGCCCGCGTGCGCTGGACCGGCGTTGCCGGCCGCGCGCTGCTGTTCCTTGGCGCCTTCGTGCCTGTGGCACTCATTCCCGCATGGATCGCCGGCACGCTGCTGCTGGGCCTGTCGAAGATCCTCGAGAACATGGAGCTGGGCCATAACGTGATCCATGGCCAGTTCGACTGGATGAACGATCCCAAGCTCAACGGCAAGACCTACGAGTGGGATATCGTCGCCACCTCGGCCAACTGGCGTAAGACGCATAACTATCAGCACCACACGTTCACCAACGTGCGCGGCCTGGACGATGACATCGGTTACGGCCTGCTGCGCATCTTCGCTGAGCAGCGCTGGCGTCCGTTCTACCTGATGCAGCCGGTGATCGCAGTGATATTCGCCCTGCTGTTCCAGTGGGGCGTGGCGATCCAGGACCTGCGCGTGGGCCGCCTGTTCGCCGGCAAGATGAAGTTCGCCGAGCTGCGCCGCAACTTCCGCCCGGTGGGCCGCAAGATGGGCAAGCAGCTGCTGAAGGATTACCTCGTGTTCCCGTTGCTGGCCGGCCCGTTCTTCCTGCCGGTGCTGCTGGGTAACCTGGTCGCCAACGGCATGCGCAACGTCTGGACCTACACGATCATCTTCTGCGGCCACTTCACCGCGAATGCGGAAGTGTTCCCGAAGGAAGTGATCCGCAATGAATCGCGCGGCCACTGGTACCTTCGCCAGCTGCGCGGCTCGTCGAACATTCGCGGCGGCAAGCTGATCGACATGCTCTCGGGTGACCTCAGCCACCAGATCGAGCACCACTTCTATCCGGACCTGCCGGCGAACCGTTACGCCGAGATCGCCGTGGAAGTGAAGGAGATCTGCGTACGCTACGGCCAGCACTACAACACCGGCACCCTGCCCCGCCAGTTCGGCCAGGTGGTGTGGCGCATCCTGCGCCACGCGTGGCCCAGCCGCCCGCGCAAAGTGCGCGTGCGCGAAGAAGCCGTCGCCTGA
- a CDS encoding lipopolysaccharide biosynthesis protein, with the protein MKHWFADGSFRTILRNASYLGSSNVVSALLGLLALACAGRAMSPALFGTLVVVQAYAKSVSDFAKFQTWQFVVQFGTPALARQDLARFRDVTGLSFGLDLASGAVAVVGGMALLPLLGHAVGLKPEDFWWAMAYCTLIPTMTAATPTGILRSIDRFDLIAVQQAITPFLRAVGSVLAYLFHLGFPGFIATWYISSLAGDMCLWVFAVRELRRQNIHDALRPGLLAPARRIKGAWDFVWTTNFAHSIWSARNAGSNVLVGIVLGPAAAGVFKVALTFFDAAGTPASLMQKSFYPEIMRLDPSSTRPWKLGVRSAALAGGLGVLVALLVILVGKPLIGSVFGAKYLEAYDLLQIMSAALVVSMAGFPLESLLYIASRQRAALVAQALAALTYAGLLVGLSHLMGLMGAAIAYFIGTCLEALFSLIPTVAAYRQRHTLSFHAPEEAR; encoded by the coding sequence ATGAAGCACTGGTTTGCTGACGGGTCGTTCCGCACCATCCTGCGGAACGCGTCCTACCTTGGCTCAAGCAATGTCGTGAGCGCCCTACTGGGCCTGCTCGCGCTTGCCTGTGCCGGCCGCGCCATGTCGCCTGCGCTGTTCGGCACGCTCGTGGTCGTGCAGGCGTATGCGAAGAGCGTCAGCGATTTCGCCAAGTTCCAGACCTGGCAGTTCGTGGTGCAGTTCGGCACGCCTGCCCTCGCCCGCCAGGACCTGGCGCGCTTCCGCGATGTGACCGGCCTGTCGTTCGGCCTGGACCTGGCCAGCGGCGCCGTCGCCGTTGTCGGCGGCATGGCGCTGCTGCCGCTGCTGGGCCATGCCGTGGGCCTGAAGCCGGAAGATTTCTGGTGGGCCATGGCGTACTGCACGCTGATCCCGACCATGACCGCGGCGACGCCGACCGGCATCCTGCGCTCGATCGACCGCTTCGACCTGATCGCCGTCCAGCAGGCCATCACGCCGTTCCTGCGCGCTGTCGGCAGCGTGCTCGCCTACCTGTTCCACCTCGGCTTCCCAGGCTTTATCGCCACCTGGTACATCTCCAGTCTGGCCGGCGACATGTGCCTGTGGGTGTTTGCCGTGCGCGAGCTGCGCCGGCAGAACATCCACGACGCGCTGCGCCCAGGCCTCCTGGCACCGGCGCGCCGTATCAAGGGTGCGTGGGATTTCGTCTGGACCACCAACTTCGCTCATTCGATCTGGTCGGCACGTAACGCCGGCAGCAATGTGCTGGTCGGTATCGTGCTGGGCCCGGCCGCCGCCGGCGTGTTCAAGGTGGCACTGACCTTCTTCGATGCGGCCGGTACGCCCGCCTCGCTGATGCAGAAGAGCTTCTACCCGGAGATCATGCGGCTGGATCCCTCCAGCACGCGGCCGTGGAAGCTCGGCGTGCGCTCCGCCGCCCTGGCCGGTGGCCTGGGCGTGCTGGTGGCCCTGCTGGTCATTCTGGTCGGCAAGCCGCTGATCGGCTCCGTGTTCGGCGCCAAGTACCTGGAGGCGTACGACCTGCTCCAGATCATGTCCGCGGCGCTGGTGGTTTCCATGGCCGGTTTCCCACTGGAATCCCTGCTGTACATCGCCAGCCGCCAGCGCGCCGCGCTGGTGGCCCAGGCCCTGGCCGCGCTCACCTACGCGGGCCTGCTGGTCGGCCTGAGCCACCTCATGGGGCTCATGGGCGCGGCCATCGCCTATTTCATCGGGACGTGCCTGGAGGCGCTGTTCTCGCTAATTCCCACCGTAGCGGCGTATCGTCAGCGACACACGCTCTCCTTCCACGCACCGGAAGAAGCCCGTTAA
- a CDS encoding efflux transporter outer membrane subunit: MSARGLRVLMAVTTVTLVAGCTVGPDYVRPAAPTSAAFKEAKPQAAQSTPAVPIAGKWWEIYGDPVLNDLVSRVAVDNQSLAASAARMREAQLLVQEAHGAAYPQVSVGTIKSGRRNENDFGLGVSWELDLWGRIRRDVEAHRASAEASADDLAAATLSMQAQLVQAYFALRQSDAAIDLLQRSTDVATQWHRMVGNQYTQGQASSADVSDALVKLSGAQLQLADTRSARAQYEHAIAVMLGKPPAEFSLAAAPFDTKVPEIPPGVPAVLLERRPDVAASERRMAAANARIGVAKAEELPSISLAAGIGVRRGPTGTADVKGPLFTGGRLDAQVKSAGEGYTEAVANYRQTVLDAYREVEDNLVATNELANVAELHAKAAAAATESDRVTQNQYKEGVADYPAVVQATNGALEAGRGELQLRLRRLDTSVNLIVALGGGWQAEPAQTEAQAQAPSPAK, from the coding sequence GTGAGCGCCCGTGGCTTGCGCGTACTGATGGCGGTCACGACCGTCACCCTGGTGGCTGGCTGCACTGTTGGCCCGGATTACGTGCGCCCGGCGGCGCCGACCTCGGCGGCGTTCAAGGAGGCGAAGCCGCAGGCGGCCCAGAGCACGCCGGCAGTACCGATCGCCGGCAAGTGGTGGGAGATCTACGGCGACCCGGTACTCAACGACCTGGTCTCGCGCGTGGCCGTGGATAACCAGTCGCTGGCCGCTTCCGCCGCGCGCATGCGCGAGGCGCAGCTGCTGGTGCAGGAAGCGCACGGCGCGGCGTACCCGCAGGTGAGTGTCGGCACGATCAAGTCTGGCCGCCGCAACGAAAATGACTTTGGCCTGGGCGTGAGCTGGGAGCTGGACCTGTGGGGCCGCATCCGCCGCGATGTCGAAGCGCATCGCGCCTCGGCGGAAGCTAGCGCGGATGACCTCGCCGCCGCGACGCTTTCGATGCAGGCGCAGCTGGTGCAGGCGTATTTCGCGTTGCGCCAGAGCGATGCCGCAATCGACCTGTTGCAGCGCTCGACGGACGTGGCCACCCAGTGGCACCGGATGGTCGGCAACCAGTACACGCAAGGCCAGGCCTCCAGCGCCGATGTCTCCGATGCGTTGGTGAAGCTCAGTGGTGCACAGCTACAGCTGGCGGATACCCGCAGTGCGCGTGCGCAGTACGAACACGCGATAGCCGTGATGCTGGGCAAGCCGCCCGCGGAGTTCTCGCTCGCGGCGGCACCTTTCGACACGAAGGTGCCGGAAATCCCGCCGGGCGTACCGGCGGTCCTGCTCGAGCGTCGTCCCGATGTGGCAGCCAGCGAACGCCGCATGGCGGCGGCGAATGCGCGCATTGGCGTGGCGAAAGCGGAAGAGCTGCCCTCGATCAGCCTTGCCGCGGGCATCGGCGTACGCCGTGGCCCGACCGGTACGGCCGACGTGAAGGGTCCGCTGTTCACCGGTGGCCGCCTGGATGCGCAGGTGAAGTCGGCGGGCGAGGGCTATACCGAGGCGGTGGCGAACTATCGCCAGACGGTGCTGGATGCCTACCGCGAAGTGGAGGATAACCTCGTCGCGACGAACGAGCTGGCGAACGTCGCCGAGCTGCATGCGAAGGCGGCTGCGGCGGCGACCGAATCGGATCGCGTCACGCAGAACCAGTACAAGGAAGGCGTGGCGGATTACCCGGCGGTGGTGCAGGCGACGAATGGTGCGCTTGAGGCGGGCCGTGGTGAGTTGCAGTTGCGCCTGCGCCGGCTGGATACGAGTGTGAACCTGATCGTGGCGCTGGGTGGCGGATGGCAGGCTGAGCCCGCTCAGACTGAAGCGCAGGCTCAGGCGCCGTCACCGGCCAAATAA
- a CDS encoding fatty acyl-AMP ligase, with product MSADGNLSIEPGAATPTVNTVPLRHGDFATLAEALDYAAAGVTGANFYAGGKLATALPYRTLRKQAVELAQRLATLALPRGSRLAIVAETNADFLRFFFACQYAGLVPVALPSSVNLGGHDAFVHKLNGMLQASGASIAVASEAFRGMLGEAVQGLPIAMWGTPAEFDALARQDGELKPLMADEIAYLQFTSGSTGTPKAAMIPGHALMANLQGSSGPGLNLREDDRFVSWLPFYHDMGLVGCLLTVMAAQRSIDYLDTREFAMRPRRWLELMSQSKATIAYSPPFGYDMCARRVRPSDIAAYDLSHWRVAGIGAEPIHPAVPARFAEMLAPAGFDARALVPSYGMAEASLAVSFSPVGKGIVVEWIDSDELSENLIAVPVAEGTGSGFVRCGGALPGHEMEVWDDAGNHLADKHVGRIMVRGPSVMSGYFQQPGVTAEVLGSDGWLDTGDIGYIVEGEVVVTGRHKDMIIVNGRNIWPQDIEHIVERQAELRSQDASAFSVPGPGGAEVPVVVVQCTTLDLAAREALMHRIRRDLLEELGITCLIELVPRHTLPRTSSGKLSRSATRRGYLERREQEQVLEAVAS from the coding sequence ATGAGTGCAGACGGAAATCTTTCAATCGAACCCGGGGCCGCGACCCCTACCGTAAACACGGTACCGCTGCGTCACGGCGACTTTGCCACCCTGGCAGAGGCGCTGGACTATGCGGCCGCGGGCGTTACCGGGGCAAATTTCTACGCAGGCGGCAAACTGGCCACCGCGCTCCCCTACCGAACCTTGCGCAAGCAGGCGGTGGAACTTGCGCAGCGCCTTGCGACGCTGGCCCTGCCGCGTGGATCGCGCCTTGCGATCGTCGCCGAGACCAACGCCGATTTCCTGCGTTTCTTCTTTGCCTGCCAATACGCTGGCCTCGTGCCGGTGGCCCTGCCCTCGTCGGTGAACCTGGGCGGCCACGACGCGTTCGTGCATAAGCTCAACGGCATGCTGCAGGCCTCGGGTGCCTCGATCGCCGTCGCCTCCGAAGCGTTCCGCGGCATGCTCGGCGAAGCCGTGCAGGGCCTTCCGATCGCCATGTGGGGCACGCCGGCCGAGTTCGATGCGCTGGCCCGCCAGGATGGCGAGCTGAAGCCGCTGATGGCCGATGAAATCGCCTACCTGCAGTTCACCTCGGGCAGCACGGGCACCCCTAAGGCCGCCATGATCCCGGGCCACGCCCTGATGGCGAACCTGCAGGGTTCGAGCGGCCCCGGCCTGAACCTGCGTGAAGACGACCGCTTTGTCTCGTGGCTGCCGTTCTATCACGACATGGGCCTGGTCGGTTGCCTGCTTACCGTGATGGCCGCGCAGCGCTCCATCGATTACCTCGATACGCGCGAATTCGCGATGCGTCCGCGCCGCTGGCTGGAGCTGATGAGCCAGTCGAAGGCCACGATCGCCTATAGCCCGCCGTTCGGTTACGACATGTGCGCGCGTCGCGTGCGCCCGTCGGATATCGCCGCGTACGACCTCTCGCACTGGCGCGTCGCCGGCATCGGCGCCGAGCCGATCCATCCGGCCGTGCCGGCCCGCTTTGCCGAAATGCTCGCACCGGCAGGCTTCGATGCGCGTGCGCTCGTGCCGTCGTACGGCATGGCCGAAGCCTCGCTCGCCGTCAGCTTCTCGCCGGTCGGCAAGGGCATCGTGGTTGAGTGGATCGATTCGGATGAGCTGTCGGAAAACCTGATCGCCGTACCGGTCGCCGAGGGCACGGGCAGCGGCTTTGTCCGTTGCGGCGGCGCCCTCCCCGGCCACGAGATGGAAGTCTGGGATGATGCCGGCAACCACCTTGCCGACAAGCATGTCGGCCGGATCATGGTCCGCGGCCCGAGCGTCATGTCGGGCTATTTCCAGCAGCCGGGCGTCACCGCCGAAGTACTGGGCAGCGATGGCTGGCTCGATACGGGTGATATCGGCTACATCGTCGAAGGCGAAGTGGTCGTGACCGGTCGCCACAAGGACATGATCATCGTCAACGGCCGCAACATCTGGCCGCAGGATATCGAGCACATCGTCGAACGCCAGGCGGAACTCCGCTCGCAGGATGCCTCCGCATTCAGCGTGCCGGGCCCGGGCGGCGCCGAAGTGCCGGTGGTGGTCGTCCAGTGCACCACGCTGGACCTCGCCGCGCGCGAAGCGCTCATGCACCGCATCCGCCGTGACCTGTTGGAAGAGCTCGGCATTACCTGCCTTATCGAGCTGGTGCCCCGGCACACGCTCCCGCGCACGTCCTCCGGCAAGCTGTCGCGTTCCGCGACGCGCCGCGGTTACCTGGAACGCCGCGAACAGGAGCAGGTTCTCGAAGCTGTCGCCTCGTGA
- a CDS encoding acyl carrier protein, which translates to MNPSDIVSRLIELINPLIEVPLAKPISASTGITADLGFDSLKVMDLIMAVEDEYDVSVPINALADIRTVGELAELVSKTLGQNA; encoded by the coding sequence GTGAACCCATCCGACATCGTTTCCCGGCTTATCGAGTTGATCAATCCGTTGATCGAAGTACCCCTCGCCAAGCCCATCAGCGCATCGACCGGCATCACCGCCGATCTTGGCTTTGATTCGCTCAAGGTCATGGACCTGATCATGGCCGTGGAAGACGAATACGACGTCTCCGTGCCGATCAACGCCCTGGCGGACATCCGTACCGTCGGTGAGCTGGCCGAGCTGGTCAGCAAGACACTGGGCCAGAACGCATGA
- the spt gene encoding serine palmitoyltransferase, translating into MSENARLQAIRAVREELAALGIDPFGVQIDRIITPTEGMIQGRPTILAGTNNYLGMTFDPSCIAAAREALEHAGTGTTGSRMANGSYADHRELELDLARFYNKRDGIVFSTGYQANLGMISALAGPGDNVLIDADSHASIYDGCKLSGANIIRFRHNDPADLEKRLRRLGDDAAKAVIVIEGVYSMLGDRAPLADFVRVKKAFGATLLVDEAHSMGVLGATGQGLVEELGVLDDVDYVVGTFSKSLGNTGGFCVSNAEEMDVLRYASRPYVFTASLAPATIAATRQALRVLAAASDKRERLRANAERLHAGLAALGFELGAPPNAVVAVLVGEKLEALRFWDHLLKNGVYVNLMVPPATPGTSSLLRCSVSAAHTPEQIDAICAAFASWPGARQHAHVA; encoded by the coding sequence ATGAGCGAGAACGCGCGCCTGCAGGCGATCCGCGCCGTCCGCGAGGAGCTGGCGGCGCTGGGCATCGATCCGTTCGGTGTGCAGATCGATCGCATCATCACGCCGACGGAAGGCATGATCCAGGGCCGCCCGACGATCCTGGCCGGCACGAACAATTACCTCGGCATGACCTTCGATCCGAGCTGCATCGCGGCCGCTCGCGAAGCGCTGGAACATGCCGGCACCGGCACCACCGGCTCGCGCATGGCCAACGGCAGCTACGCCGACCACCGCGAGCTGGAGCTCGACCTGGCGCGCTTCTACAACAAGCGCGACGGCATCGTGTTCTCCACCGGCTACCAGGCCAACCTGGGCATGATCTCGGCCCTCGCCGGCCCGGGCGACAACGTGCTGATCGATGCGGATAGCCACGCCAGCATCTACGACGGCTGCAAGCTCAGCGGCGCGAACATCATCCGTTTCCGCCACAACGATCCGGCCGATCTCGAGAAGCGCCTGCGTCGTCTCGGTGACGATGCCGCCAAGGCGGTGATCGTGATCGAAGGCGTGTACAGCATGCTGGGCGACCGCGCGCCGCTGGCCGACTTCGTGCGCGTGAAGAAGGCTTTCGGCGCCACGCTGCTGGTCGATGAAGCCCATTCGATGGGCGTGCTCGGCGCTACCGGCCAGGGCCTGGTGGAAGAGCTGGGCGTGCTCGACGATGTCGATTACGTCGTGGGCACCTTCAGCAAGAGCCTGGGCAACACCGGCGGCTTCTGCGTGAGCAACGCGGAGGAGATGGACGTGCTGCGCTATGCCAGCCGTCCTTACGTCTTTACGGCCTCGCTCGCGCCCGCCACCATCGCGGCGACCCGCCAGGCACTGCGTGTACTCGCTGCCGCCAGCGACAAGCGTGAGCGACTGCGTGCGAACGCCGAGCGCCTGCACGCCGGCCTGGCCGCCCTCGGCTTCGAACTGGGCGCACCGCCGAATGCCGTGGTCGCCGTGCTGGTAGGCGAGAAGCTGGAGGCCCTGCGCTTCTGGGATCACCTGCTGAAGAACGGCGTGTACGTGAACCTGATGGTGCCGCCGGCCACACCGGGCACGTCGTCGCTGCTTCGCTGCAGCGTCAGCGCGGCGCACACGCCGGAACAGATCGATGCCATCTGCGCGGCCTTCGCCAGCTGGCCGGGCGCGAGGCAACATGCACACGTGGCGTAA
- a CDS encoding NAD-dependent epimerase/dehydratase family protein: MNDDPVHEGRPVVALTGATGFIGHALRTHLMAAGYRVRALYRPRRGRVMQCADGLKWVAGDLADRDALAELVKGADAVIHCAGSVRGASRADFDRVNEAGVVDIVRAAENEPSVRRFLLISSLAAREAQLSDYAGSKRRGELALQAGAQRMTWTIIRPPAVYGPGDKEMLPMFRGMARGVAAIPGDGNGRFSMIHVADLASAVVAWLDSGRGVGATYELDDGHGGYDWPTVLGTAARVLRGGAPIRRLAIPVPVLRFVGRTNLMAARVFGYAPMLSPGKVREVTHADWSADSHAFSQDTGWRPAISFDRGLAETLGLSPQAVTGVPS; encoded by the coding sequence GTGAACGACGATCCCGTCCATGAGGGGCGGCCAGTCGTCGCCCTGACGGGCGCGACGGGATTTATTGGCCACGCCTTACGCACCCACCTGATGGCCGCCGGCTATCGGGTGCGTGCGCTTTACCGTCCGCGCCGCGGGCGCGTGATGCAGTGCGCCGATGGCCTGAAGTGGGTGGCCGGTGACCTCGCCGATCGCGATGCATTGGCGGAGCTGGTGAAGGGTGCAGACGCGGTGATCCACTGCGCCGGTAGTGTGCGTGGCGCGAGCCGGGCCGATTTCGATCGCGTGAACGAGGCCGGTGTCGTCGATATCGTGCGCGCCGCCGAGAACGAACCCTCGGTGCGCCGCTTCCTGCTGATCTCGTCACTGGCCGCGCGTGAAGCGCAGCTTTCCGATTACGCCGGCAGCAAGCGCCGCGGCGAGCTGGCCCTGCAGGCCGGGGCGCAGCGCATGACCTGGACCATCATTCGCCCGCCTGCCGTCTACGGCCCCGGCGACAAGGAGATGCTGCCCATGTTCCGCGGCATGGCCCGCGGCGTGGCGGCCATCCCCGGCGATGGCAACGGCCGCTTCTCGATGATCCACGTTGCCGACCTGGCTAGCGCCGTCGTGGCCTGGCTGGATAGCGGCCGTGGCGTGGGCGCTACGTACGAACTGGATGACGGCCACGGCGGTTACGACTGGCCGACCGTACTCGGCACCGCCGCCCGCGTGCTGCGCGGTGGCGCGCCCATCCGCCGGCTGGCCATCCCGGTGCCGGTGCTTCGCTTTGTTGGCCGCACCAATCTCATGGCTGCGCGCGTCTTCGGTTACGCCCCGATGCTCTCGCCCGGCAAGGTACGTGAAGTCACTCATGCGGACTGGTCGGCAGACAGCCACGCGTTTTCCCAAGACACTGGCTGGCGCCCTGCGATAAGCTTCGATCGCGGCCTGGCCGAGACGCTGGGACTCTCCCCTCAAGCAGTTACAGGAGTTCCCTCGTGA